GCTGCCGAAGATGCTGATCGTGGCGGTCGCGGTGGCCAGCGCGGCGATGCCGGCGAGCCTCACGCGACGACGGGGGTGCGTAGTCAATGCGGACATGGTCGGCTTTCTATCGGCCTCCCGGCGCCTGGGTCCCCCTCCGAGAGTCAACTCGGCTCAAATGCCCCCCGAACGGGTGACAGGTGGTGGGCGGCCGATACCAGCCGCGGCGAGGGCGGGACCGAGGACGAGGGGCCCTCATCCTCGGGGCGATGGGATTCGGTCGTGTCGGCCACCGGGGTCGAGCACCCGCGGCCCCGACACCCGGGCGGTCCGACACTCTCGCCCTGGCGCGCCGTCCCGGGTTCCCCCCATCCTTCCACCGGGTCGAGCCCGGGGTCGGCGTCACCGTTGCGCCCGAGACCTCGGAGGGACGCAGGTGATGGACCGCGGAGAATCAGGAAGGCTCGGAGCCAGTGACACACGTGCAGGACGGCGGGCCGGCGTATTGGCGCGTCGCGATCGTCGAGGACCACCGGTTGCAGCGGTTGCGTACCGAGGAGCTGGTCGGCCGGCAGCCCGGCCTGCGGGTGGTGCGCTCCTGCGAGACGCTCGACGAGCTGATGGCCTGGATGGCGGGCGGGTCGCCGCAGTCACTGCCGCACGTCGTCGTCCTCGACCTCGTCGTCGACCGTGGTCGCGACGCGGACCCGGCCGTCGTCGAGCGGCTGGTGCGCTCCGGGATGCGCGTCCTGGTGCTCTCCGCGATGGCCTCGGTGCCGCTCGTGCGTGCCATGATCCGCGCCGGAGTCACCGGTTTCGTGGGCAAGCGGGACACCGAGGAGGACATCGTCGCCGCGCTCTGGGCGGTGCTCCGGCGCCGGCAGTGGATCACCCCGGAGCTGGCGAGCGTGATGGCGGGAGACGCTCAGCGACCCCGGCTCAGCGATCAGGAGGAGCGCGCGCTGGTTCTCTACGCGTCCGGCCTGACCCTCGACGCGGTCGCCGTCGCGCTCGGGGTGAAGCGCGACACCGTCAAGAAGTACCTCGAGCGGGTCAAGACCAAGTACGCCGACGTCGGGCGTCCCGTGCGGACCAAGATCGACCTCAACCGGGAGGCGATCCGAGACGGCCTGATGACTGCCTCTACCGTCGAGAACGACCGCAGGTAGCCGAGCCCCTCGCCCGATGAGGCTCGAGCGCCCGGGTCGCCCGGCCTCCCATGACCCGGCTCTGCCCCCTTTACGGGGGACATTCGTCAACCGGATCTGCCGAAGCGTGGAGTGGGTCTCGATCGCGCCGCTAGCGTCCAGGTCGATGGACGGGATCGACGACTCGCGCCCTCCGGCAGTGGGAGAAGCGAGGAACGCGGCGCGACGTGGCGACCGTCGGTGCGCGTCCTGGTTCAGCGCCGCGCGGCCGTAGCCCCGGTGGCCCCGACGTGACCCGCGCGGCGACCGCGCCCGCAGGCATCAGCTTCCTGGAGGTACGCATGCCCATGCCCCCCCGAACCAGCCCGACCGCAGGGGGTCGAGCAGGCGCCCGGTCCGCTGCGGCCCGCAGGAACGGCACGACCGGCCTGCGTGCCGTCGCCCACGCAGGCGTCGCTGCGGCGCTGACCGTCAGCCTCGCCGCCGCGCTGGGCGGGGTCGTCGTCCCCGGCGCGGACGCGACCACCGCCGAGCGGGTGCGCGTCGCCGCGGCCTGCGCCACGCCGGCCGGCCCCTTCTCGCCGACGACCACCAGCATCCCCGCGATCGGCCGGTCCGTGGGCGTCGTCCGCGTGCGCCGTACCCCCTCGGGTGCGGTCGGCACGCCGCCGGTCACCAAGCGCGGCAAGTGGCTGATGGGCCTCGACCCGCAGGTCCGGCCGGGCGGCGGGAAGGGCACCGTGATCCTGGCGGCGCACACCTGGCCCGACAACTCGGCGCTCGGCAATGCGCTGCTCCGCTCGTTCGCCGTGGGTGACCGGCTTCTGCTCGCCAACGGCTCCGCCACTGCCTGTTACCAGGTCACCAAGCGCAAGAAGTACCGCGCCACCAAGGTCCCCCGTAAGAAGGCATTCCGTTGGTGGGGGCCGGAACAGCTGGTGATCGTGGTGTGCTCGGGCAAGCGGCTCGGCCCGGGACGCTGGACGCACCGCACGATCTGGTACGCGACGCCCGTCGATGGTGCGGCGACGGGATGAGTGGACCACCCCACCACTGAGGGCCGTCGACTCGAGCGCGGGTGATGCCGCGTCCCCCGATCGGGGGGCAAAACCGCCCCCTGCAGGGGACATCCGGCCACCCCGGGTGCGCCACTGCGCCACGCTGCATCGCGACGCACTGTGCGTGCCCCGGTACTCGGCCGGGGACGAGCCCCGGCAAGGAGAGTCCGCCCGATGTCCACGGTCAGCTCCGCCGACACCCTCGGCGCGTTGGTCGCGGGTGGCCGGCTGGACGAGGCGACCGACGCCTTCGAGGCCGACTGGGTGGAGCTCTGGTACACGACCGAGCCCGAGGTCCTGCGCGCCGTCCTCGCGGCGCTGCCGGCCGAGACGGTCGCCCGCAACCCGGGCATGCGGTTCGTCGCGGTCGCCAGCGGCCTGACGACGGGGGCCGACGCCTGGGCGCTGGTCGACGAGGCCATGGCGCAGGTCCGTCGCGGACATCGGCCGGACGAGGAGATCCTGCTCGCCCACCTGCTGTCCGGTCTCCAGCACCGCGCGGCCGGACAGGTCCTCCAGGCCCGCCTGGTCCTGGACGGTGCCCGGTCCGCCGCCGCACGGATCGCGGTCGTGCCCGAGGGCGACGTGGACCCGGCCCTGGTCGCCTTCTCCCGACTGCAGCACGGGCTCACCGCGCTGCTGGGCGGTGACGTGGCCGGCGCCCGCAACCTGCTCCAGACGGCGTACGACGCCGAGGGGCTGCACGGCTCGCCGGCCGGCCGGGCACATGTCGGCGCCCACCTCGCGCTGGTGTGTGCCGTCGCCGGAGAGCTGCTCACGGCTGAGGAGCACCTCGCGCGGGCCGAGGAGTTCGCCGCCGCTCCCGGCCCGCTGGTCGCGGCGACCGCCGACGCGTTGCGGCTGACCCGGCTGATCCTGCTCGTCGACCGGCGCGCCCTGCCCGGGGCCGGGAGACTGGTGCAGGCGCGGCCGCCCGGCTCCTACGGCACCCTGTGGCCGCTCGCGCTCTGGTCGCACGCGCAGCTCCACCTGCTCACGGGCCAGTACGAGCGTGGCCTGCGTCTGCTGGCCCGGTCCGTGACGGGCCTGCCCGCCGGGGCCGAAGCCGAGGACGGCATCGCGGGGGAGGTGACGCGGGCGGCGCGCGCCGACCTCAACCTCGCCGTCGGCAACGTCCGGGAGGCCTGGGTCGCCGTCGAGCCGGGCAGCTCCCGGTCGCCGTGGTCGGCGGTCGCGGAGGCGACGGTGCTCTACGTCAGCGGCGAGTTCGAGACGGTCCGGTACGCCGCGCGCGTGGCCCGGGCCGCCCACGACCTCACCCTGCGCGAGTCGGTCCGGCTCCGTGGCCTGGAGGCGGCGGCCTGCCTCGCCGCCGGCGACGAGGACAGTGCGCGGCGGCTCCTGGGGGTAGTCGTCGACCTGGCCCGGCGGCAGGGGTGGCGCTCGTTCGTCTCGTACCTGCCCCGCCCGCTCGTCGCCTTCGCGCTCCGCGAGGGGCGGCTGCCCGCCGAGCTCGCCGAGGCGCCTCGGGACGCGGTGGGGGTGTGGGTGCCGGGTCCGGCCCTCTCGGCACCCCTGTCGCCCCGGGAGCGGGAGGTCTTCCGGTTGCTGCTCGAGGGCGTGGCCCGTGCCGAGATCGCCGAGCGGCTGGGCGTCTCGATCAACACGGTGAAGACCCAGATCCGCAGCCTGTACGCCAAGCTCGGCGTCTCCAGCCGCGGCGAGGTCCTGCAGAAGGTCGCCCTGATGCCGCCCGAATGGACCTACGACGTGCCCGACTGGTCGGGGGCCTGAGGTGGCGCGACCAGCCGATCCGTCCTGTCTGGTGGTCCTCGTCCGGGGCTCCGGGGTGAGTGCATCTCATCCCCGTTCATCTCTTTTAACCGAAGCCGTCCGAGCGCTCCCGCTCGGAAATACGATCGCGCGCATGTCCACGGCATGCCCCGACCGAGGAGTGACACGTTGAAGAAGCGCTGGTTCGCACAGATGGCGCCACCCGTGCCCAGATACACGACCCGACGTCTGACGGCCCTGGCCGTGGCGGCGTCGGGGATGGCTGTGCTGGGCGGCACCCAGCTGGCGGCTCCGGCCCTGGCGGCGCCGGGTGACGGCACCATCAAGGTCCGCGTCGTCCAGGACTACAACGGCGACGGCGGATGGGACGACCCGTTCATCGAGCCGGGCCTGGCCGGCGTGACCGTCCGGGTCACCGACCAGGCCGGGGCGACCCAGGACCTGACGACCGACGCCGACGGCCTTGTCGACATCGTGGGCCCGCCGGGCTCCTACCGGATCGTGGCGATCAACCCCGATCCGGCCACCCTCGAACCCGCGCCGGCGCACGAGAAGACGGGCACGGCCGAGACCCCGGCGAAGAAGTGGCTCTCCCCGAACGAGGAGTTCGTCACCGTCAACGCCAACCAGACCGTGGAGATGACCACGGCCTTCTGGGACTCCAGCGACTACTGCCAGTCGAACCCCCTCATCGTCACGGCCTGCCAGCCGCCGATGTTCAACAGCGGCGGTGGCCTGGCCGACAACGCCGACGGCGACACGCTCGTCACCGCTCCCTACCGCGCAGAGGGTGCGGACCTGGGCAAGACCACGCTGTCCGACAAGGCGGAGACCGGCGCCCTCTACGGCATCGGCTACCGCAAGCAGGACCGGCGGGTCTTCGCGGGCGCCTTCGCCAAGCGCGGCAGCGCCTACGGACCCGGCGGTGCCGGTGCGATCTACGTGACCGACGCGAGCGGCGGTCCCGCCACGCTGTGGGGCACGGTGCCGAACGTCGGCACGCGCGCGCACACCAACGACACGCTGCCGGGCGGACGCCTGGACTGGAACTTCGCGCCCGCCGTCGGCAAGGAGTCGCTCGGCGACCTCGACGTCAGCGAGGACGGCGACGACCTCCAGGTGATCAACCTGTTCGAGCGCAAGCTCTACGTGTACGACGCGTCCGCCGCCACGATGGGCGCCCCGACGCACGTCGTGGACCTGTCCGCGAACCCCGGTTGCGCCGCGGCGTCCGACTGGCGCCCGGCCGCCCTGGGCGAGCGCAAGGGTGTGCTCTACGTCGGCGGCGTCTGCTCGGCCGAGTCCAGCCAGGCTCCCGCCGACATGAAGGCGATCGTGCTGACCTACGACGCCGACACCTACGCGCCGATCGGTACGGTCATGGACCAGCCGCTCACCGCGCGCCGGCAGGGCAACGGCGGCTCCGGATGCTGGGGCCGGGACAACACGACCTACCGGCCGTGGAACGACGAGGGCATCACCTGCGGCAACAAGTCGGGCCAGATCCCGGACCCGCAGGCGTGGCTGACCGACATCGTCGTCGAGAACGACGGCAGCCTGATCGTGGGCTTCCGCGACCGCACCGGCGACCAGATGCTCGGTGTCAACTCGACCTACTTCGCCGACACCACGGGCACCGGTGGCTCGTCCATCGGGCTGGTCAACTACAACGTCACCGGTGACATCAACAAGGCCTGCATCGAGCCCGGGGACACCACCTTCACGCTGGACATGAACGGTGCCTGCGGTGTCGCGCCGGTCGCGACCGGCCAGGTGGCCGGCGAGTACTTCCAGGGCGACGCCACGATCCACGCCGAGGCGGCCTTCGGCGGCATGGCGCTGAGCCGCGGCGAGCGCGGTGTCGCGACCAACATCATGGACCCGGCGGGCATCTTCACCCAGGGCTACGCCTCGATCTCGCGCGGTACGGGCAACGCCCTGCAGACCGTGGGCAGCGGCGCCACGGGCGACCCGGACGAGGTCGACACCGGCGGCGGTGGCAACACCGGCAACCGGCTGACCGGGGCCGACGGCTTCGGCAAGGGCCAGGGCATGGCCGACATGGAGGTGCTCTGCGACTTCGCGCCGATCCAGATCGGCAACCGGGTCTGGGACGACCAGAACGGCGACGGCATCCAGGACCCGGGCGAGGCAGGCATCGCCGGTGTCACCGTCAACCTCTACGACGACCAGGGCAACCTCGTCGCCACCAAGGTCACCAACTCGCGCGGTGAGTACTACTTCGACTCCGTCACCGACGGTGTCGGGTTCAACACCGACTACGTCATCCGCCTCGACAAGCCGGCCGACTACACGGGCAGCGGCAAGCTGGCGGGCGTCACTCTCAGCGACGAGGACCAGGGCGCCGGCCCGGAGCAGGACCGCCTCGACTCCGACGGCACGATCGTCGCCAGCTATCCGCAGGCGTCGATCACCACGGGCAACCGCGGCGAGAACGACCACAGCATCGACTTCGGCTTCAGCCCGGCGTCGGTGTCGGTGGGCAACTACGTGTGGATCGACAGCGACGGCGACGGCATCCAGGACCCAGGCGAGTCCGGCATCGAGGGCGTCGTGCTGAAGCTGACCGACGCGAACGGTGACCCGGTCGTCGACGTGAACGGCGCCCCGGTCGGACCGGTGACCACGGACGCGAACGGCCACTACCTGTTCGACAAGCTGCCGGTCCTGCCGGCCGGTGAGCACTACACGGTGACCATCGACCAGACGGCGGCGTCGACGCAGACCGCCCTCGCGCCGTACAACCCGACCCAGGCCGGTCAGGGCGGCGACCCCGCGCTCGACTCGTCCCTGTGGACGGCGGACTCCACCGAGCTGACCACCGCGGGGGCGAAGGACCTCACGCTCGACTTCGGGTTCACCCCGAAGCCGGTCGCGGTCGGTGACTTCGTGTGGGTCGACACCGACGGTGACGGCGTCCAGGACCCGGGTGAGCCCGGCATCCCCGGAGTCACGCTCACGCTGGTGGGCCCCGACGGCAACCCGGTTCCCGGCGTCGGGCCGGTCGTGACGGACGCGAACGGCTTCTACAGCTTCACCGACCTGCCGGTCCTCACCGATCCGGATGATCGCTACACCGTCCGGATCGACAACAGCCAGCCGGCGCTCGCGCCGTACGTCCCGACCCAGGCCGGTCAGGGCGGCGACCCCGCGAAGGACTCGTCGACCGGCAGCGCCACCTCCGGGCCGCTCACGCAGCCCCAGGACCGCGACATGACCCTGGACTTCGGCTTCGTGCCGGCGAAGGTGTCGGTCGGCGACCTGGTGTGGGCGGACACGGACCGCGACGGTGTCCAGGACGGCGGCGAGCCGGGGATCGAGGGCGTGGTGCTCACGATCGAGGGTCCGAACGGCGACCCGGTGACCGACATCCATGGCAACGTGGTGGGCCCGGTGACCACCGGACCCGACGGCGGCTACTCGTTCGACGACCTGCCGATCCTGCCGGCCGGTCAGCACTACACGGTGAAGATCGACCGGAACCACCCGTCGACGGTCGCGGCACTGGCCGACTACATCCCGACCCAGACCGGGCAGGGCACGCCGGCCACGGACTCCTCGACCTGGGAGGCGGAGTCGGGCGACCTGACCGGTGACGGCGACCGCGACCCGACGCTCGACTTCGGGTTCGTGCGGCCGGCGGTCTCGGTCGGCGACCTGGTGTGGGTCGACGCGGACCGCGACGGCGTCCAGGACGCGGGCGAGGCCGGAATCCCCGGTGTCGTGCTGGTCCTGACCGGACCCGACGGCAACCCGGTGACCGACGTCTACGGCAACCCCGTGGGCCCGGTGACCACCGACGCCAACGGTGCCTACCTGTTCGACGGGCTGCCGCTGCTTCCCTCCGGCCAGACCTACACGGTCTCGATCGACCGCGACGCGGCGTCGACCAAGACGGCGCTGGCGCCGTACGAGCCGACGCAGGCCGGGGCCGGCAACGACCGGGGGGCGGACTCCTCGACCTGGAGCGCGGAGTCCAAGAGCCTCTTCGAGGACGGCGACAGCGACCGGAGCCTGGACTTCGGGTTCGTCCTGCTGCCGGCGGCGGTCACGCTGACGACGGAGACGTCGAAGGCCGTGGCCAAGGTGGGCGTGGCGCTGTCGGACATCGTCACCATCAGCGGCTTCCGCGCCGGTGGCACCGCCACCGGGTCGGCGACGCTGTACGGACCGTTCAGCAGCCGGGCCGCCGCGACCTGCACGCCCGCGACCGCGGTCGGCACGGTGGCGTTCACGCCCCAGAACGGCCGGGTGACCACCCCGTCGATCACGGTCAACGCCCCGGGCTACTACACCTGGGTCGCCAGCACCACGGCCGACGACCTCAACAAGGCCGCCACCCACGCGTGCGGACTCAGCGAGGAGACCACCCTGGTCCACCGTGGCGTCAACCCGGTCCGGGTGATCGACACCGGCTTCGAGGGCAGCGCCGACCGCAGCGGCACGGCCCGCACGACGCGGCCGGCCAAGCTCGGGTTCGCCAAGCTCGGCATCCAGGCCAAGGTCAAGCCGATCGGACTGACCGGCAAGAAGGCCAACGTCCCCGGCAACCGGAACCTCACCGGCTGGCTGCGGACCTCGGCCGAGCTGGGTGACGTCATCGGTACGGCGGTCATCGTCGGTCACGTCTCCGACAACCACGACCGGCCGGGCGCGTTCTTCGACCTCAAGAAGGCGAAGAAGGGCCAGACCGTCGAGTTGACCGACAAGGCCGGCGTGGTCCGGACGTACCAGGTCGTCAAGACCAAGCGGTACCTCCGGTCCAAGCTGCTGCCGAAGAAGCTGTTCTCCATGACGAGCAAGTCGCGGGTCCAGCTGGTCACCTGCACCGACAAGGTGACCTACGGCAACGGCCGGTTCCACTACCGCAAGAACCTGGTGGTGACGCTGGTCCCCGTGAGCTGAGCCGGGGGCTCGGCAGCACGGACGAACCGCACCCCGGGTTCCCGCGTGAGCGGGACCCGGGGTGCGGCTCGTCGGTGGGGTTCCGGGAGCATGGGCCGGATCGGATCAGGACGGAGAGACAGCGGATGACGGTGCGAGCACAGCGCAGGACCCTGCTCGGCGGCGCGCTCGGCGTCCTCGGCCTGGCCATGGCGGCGACCGGCTGCGGGTCGGACGACGCGGCGCCGGCTCCCGAGAAGCCGCGGGCACTGACCGGCGAGGAGGCCGAGCTGCTGGCGCTGGTGCGCTTCCAGCTGTACTCCGCGTCCCCGATCCGGGTCGCGATGGCCTGGCCCGGCTCGCCCACGATCTCGTACGCCATCACCCTCGACCTGCGCGAGCACCGGGCGTACGGCACCTTCGCGACCCGTGAGGACGCCAGCGAGGACGACACGGACACCGGCTTCGCCGCCTGGGACCTCGCCACGGTCGCGACGGCCCCTGGGGCGGTCGGCGACCCGCCACCCGACCTGGGCGCCTGGACCCAGCGGGCGATGTCGCGACAGTATCCCCACGACATCTTCCTGGCGCTCGCCCTCAACCTGGGCAGCGACCGGCCGGAGAACCCGGCGCTGCTGAGGCAGAGCACAGCGCGCTACCTGCGCGCCGACGAGCTGGACGGCACCAGGGTCTCCGTCCTCGAAGGTCCCCAGCCGGCGTCGGCGACGGCGTCGCCGTCCGCCGGGGGTGGATCGACCGAGTCCGGCCGCACCCGGTACTGGATCGACGCCGAAGGCTCGCTGCTCCGCTTCGAGGCCTACCTCGGCCAGGCCCAGGGCGAGTTCGCTCGCATCGATGTGGTCCGTGACGACGCCGATACTGACGCCGGTGACGACTCCGGGGGAGCCGACGCGGCCCTGCGCAACCGGGCCACCGAGGTGCTGGCGTCCCGGCGCTGAATCGACCCGGCGCGTTCAAACGCGCCGGGTCGATCAGGAGCCGAAGAGACCCGCCCCGAGCGCCCGGTCCGCGGTGAACCCCGGCAGCACCAGGTAGCCCAGCTCGGCGGTCGGTGTCGCGAAGTCCATCAGCCGGTCGACCCGATCCATCCGCTGCTGGGTGCGAGCGAAGATCCGTACGTCGTTCTGGAAGCTCCAGAACAGCAGCCCCGGCTGCGGTGCCGTGCCGTCGCCGTCGATCCGGATCGCATAGCTGCGCCGGGCCATCAGCGGGGAGCCGGTGAAGGAGGGGTGGGCGGCCCGGGCATGGGAGTCGGCCGGCACGAGGTACTCCCCGTGCGGGGTCTTCGCCGTCAGGTCGACCTCGCCGTCGGGGTCGCCGCCGCTCAGCGGCGTGCCGTCGGCGCGGCGCCCGATCACGGCCGCCCGGGCGTCGGCGTCGAGGGCGCCGAAGGCCGCGGCAGCCAGGGCGAATCGGCGGACCACGCCGATCGTCCCGCCCGCCGCGGGCCCGTCGGCGAGCCACACGCCCTCGTCCATCGCGGCCGCGTCCGCGGGCTGGACGATGCCGTCACGGAAGCCGAGCGGGTTGCGGACGACCGCGCCCTCCCCCGGTGAGCGGAACGCCCGCTGGACCCACCGCACCCGGAGGCCCTCGGGACCCGTCAGGCCCGCGAGGAGCAGGTCGACGACGTGGTCGGGAAGCGCGGGATCGTCGGCGGCGACGGCCAGCACCAGGTCGCCGTCCCGGAGGTGGTCGGGCAGCGCGTCGCTGCCGCGGAAGGCGGGCAGCCGGACCCGGTCGCCGAGTCCCGGCGCGGCGAGGTCCGCCCAGGCGGCGCCGATCCCGACCTGGACCGTCAGGTTCCCCGGGCCGTCGGGCATCCGCGGGTCCGGTGTCCCGGCCGCGGTGAGGGCACGGATCTCCTCGCCGAGGCCGGCGAGGAGGGCGGCCACCGCGGCCCGGTCCAGACGCGTGCCCGCGGGCTCGCCGAGGACGACGAAGGACAGCTGGCGCGGCGGGGTGGCGGGGCGGTCGACGCCGGCCTGCCGGTTCCCGGTCGCCGCGACGGGGACGCCGCGCCCGTCGGCGGAGGCGTCGGGCGTCGTACCGGCGTCGTCGGCGGTCCGGCTCCCGGCCCAGAGGCCGCCCGCTCCGCCGACGGCCAGGCCGGCGGCGGACCCGGCCAGCAGTCGCCGGCGCGTCGTCGCCGGGCGCCGCTCCTCCTCCACCGGACCTAGCCTCGCCCGAGGTCGGCGAGCAGGGAGGCGGCGGGGACGGTGATCTGGGACAGGTCCGGGTGGATGATCGTGGCCGGCAGCGGCACCGGTACGTCGTCGCCGACGTCGAGCGAGGGCAGGTCGCCCGGCAGCGGCACCTCGAGGAAGCTCATCCCCTCGGGCGCCTGGCCGCCCGGCAGGTCGGCGGTGGTGGCGGCCGGCTGCGCGGCGCCGCAGCGGCCGAGGAGGTCGAGGGGGAGGAGGGACAGGCCGGCGGCGTCGGCGACGCAGTTGCCGCTGGCGGGGGTGAGCTCGGCGGAGGTGTTCGCGAGGTCGACACCGTTGTCGCGGAAGGTGTTGTCCTCCAGGGCGTTCCCGGTGCTCGGGACGTCCTCGACGCTGTCGATGAGCACGCCGGCGCGCAGGTTGCCGGCGACCAGGTTGCGCACCAGCCGGTTGTCCTGTCCGCCACCGATCCCGATGCCGATGCCCCAGCCGCCGTCGGCCTGGGAGGGCGACCGCTGCTCGCTGTTGTCGGTCACGACGTTCCCGGCCACCAGGTTGCCGCGCTGGGGGACGAACGCCTCCTGGTAGTTGGAGGTGAGCGTCATCCCGACCCGGTTGTCGCTGAACCGGTTGCCGACGATCGAGAGCGAGTCGGAGGCGTTGGCGTTCTCGAAGCCGACCGCGTTGCGGGCGGTGACATTGCCGGACACGACGGTGTCGCACTCGCGGCACTGGCCGACGTAGATCCCACTGTCGGCGGACCCGGACGCCCAGGAGTCGACGATCACGCCGTGCCGGGTGTTGAAGGCGTAGATGCCGTAGAGCCCGTTGTTGGTGGCTGTCACGTGGTCGATCCGGAACCGCTCCAACGGCGGGAAGCGCTCGGGGTCGAACGACTCGTAGCCGTCCTGGCCCGGGGTCAGTACCTCGCGGCCCTCGTGCACGCCGGTGAACAGCACGCCGTAGAGCGTCGTACCGGTGACGGTGAGGTTCTCGACCGTGACGCCGTCGGCGATCACGACGATCCCGGAGGTCCGCCGGCCCTCGCCGGTGACCACGACGGCGTTGCGGTCGGTGCCGCGGATGGTCACGCCCGGCATCTCGACCAGCACCTGCTCCGGGTAAGTGCCCGGGCCGACGAGGACCAGTCCGTTCTCCGCGACCGACTCCAGCGCCTCACCGAGCGTCGCCGCGTCCTCGGGGACCCGCACGACCTCGGACCGCTCGGCGGCGGGAGTCGCCGGCTCCGGCTCCTCGTCGGCAGAGGAGCACCCGCTCAGCCAGGCGGCTCCGAGGAGTACGGCGAGCAGCGTTGCGGCAGGTCGGACTGCGGACACGGGCGACCACTGCTCCTTCGTACGTCGGTGCGCACGCCAACGGTAGTCAGCCACGGGCTCTCGCGGCGCACGGCCCCGCCGGTCAGCTGCGGACGGGTGAATCCGGGTCACCCCGATGCGCCCGGGGCCAGGTGGCTGATCGGAACTGCGCGTCCGTGCAGATCAGTGGCGAAACAGGTCGATCCGCGTCGACTTTCTCCTTGTTCTGCGCGGACGCACAGAACAAGGAGGTCTCATGGCCGAGGAACGGAGATCCCGTGCTGATCTGCGTGGACGCGCGGATCAGCGCGGCGCGCTCGCCGCACCTCCAGGGCGCCTCCTGGCGCGCACTCCCTGAGCGGAATCCGGCCGGATGCCGAGGTCAGGGGAGGCGGGCGGCCGGAGCGACGTCGGGCCCCAGACAGACCGCGACCAGCTCGCCGGCGACCTCGCCGCTGAACACGGCCCAGCCGCGGTCGAAGGAGACCAGCTCCGTGGTGCCCTGGGGGGTGCGGACGATCGCCTTGCTGGGAATCACGCTGCGGTCGAATCCGGTGACCGAGCAGCGGTTGGCCTGCATCATCGCGTCCAGCGGGCCCGACGACATGTCGAGATGCGGCGTCGGGCCGTACGGTCGCGGTGACGCCGAGGGGCTGATCGCGCCGAAGCCGACGAGCAGGGTGAGCGCGGCGATCGTGATCGCCGTCCGCACCGCGTGGACGCTCACCCGGACCCAGCCCGGGGACGCGACGGAGTCGTTCACGACGTCCCCCTTGCCAGCTCGCCGATCGCCCGGAACCGGGCCTTCCCCACTGCCGATCACAACGACCGCGGGCCGCTCGGGTCACGACCGCGTGACGCGTCCGACACGCCCGCACGGCAGGATGGCGTCCATGACCTGGTTCGATGCTCCGGCCGACGCGGCCGCCCGGCTCGCGACCGCGGGCTACCTCGCCGACGCCGCCACGGCGACCACCACCTACCTCGCCGGCGCGCTGGAGAAGCCGCTGCTGCTGGAGGGCCCCGCCGGTGTCGGCAAGACCGAGTTGGCCAAGGCGGTCTCGCGGGCGACGGGCGCCGAGTTGGTGCGGCTGCAGTGCTACGAGGGCCTCGACGAGGCGCGGGCGCTCTACGAGTGGAACTACAAGAAGCAGCTGCTCCGGATCCAGGCCGCCAACGCGGGCGGCGGGGACGGCGGGGGCGTCGACTGGGACGCGACCCACGACGACATCTTCTCCGAGGAGTTCCTGCTCACCCGGCCGCTGTTGACGGCGATCCG
This region of Nocardioides sp. L-11A genomic DNA includes:
- a CDS encoding right-handed parallel beta-helix repeat-containing protein, with translation MSAVRPAATLLAVLLGAAWLSGCSSADEEPEPATPAAERSEVVRVPEDAATLGEALESVAENGLVLVGPGTYPEQVLVEMPGVTIRGTDRNAVVVTGEGRRTSGIVVIADGVTVENLTVTGTTLYGVLFTGVHEGREVLTPGQDGYESFDPERFPPLERFRIDHVTATNNGLYGIYAFNTRHGVIVDSWASGSADSGIYVGQCRECDTVVSGNVTARNAVGFENANASDSLSIVGNRFSDNRVGMTLTSNYQEAFVPQRGNLVAGNVVTDNSEQRSPSQADGGWGIGIGIGGGQDNRLVRNLVAGNLRAGVLIDSVEDVPSTGNALEDNTFRDNGVDLANTSAELTPASGNCVADAAGLSLLPLDLLGRCGAAQPAATTADLPGGQAPEGMSFLEVPLPGDLPSLDVGDDVPVPLPATIIHPDLSQITVPAASLLADLGRG